The Gemmatimonadota bacterium sequence ACAGAAACATTTGTCCTTTTGTCAGACGGTCAATAACGTCATCCTGCGTCTGCTGCTCGTCGTTTTCGTCAATATGAATCACGGGGAGATCCTGTGTCGTGAGCGATGCTCCAATGAGTTTGCTTCGATGGCAGTGTTCCGGCTTTCCCTCGCTACACAGGAGAGCAATACATTGTTGCTGAGCAAAGGCTGTTTGGAGACGTTCAAGTCCCCTCTGATAGACTTTGGTATCCTTTACCTTTTCGTAATTTACCTGCCCTTTCGCATCATAACAAGTTTCGTCATCGGGGTGCCCACCCAACGTGTCGCCCATGAACATATATCGAATCCGGTGCTGTTGCAACTTCACCTCCAGCGCCTCTTTAGAAAATTCGGGTTTATAGCGAGAATAAGGAGCTGAGCGCACATCGATAAGGTAGGCAATTTCATGTTGTTGTAGTACTTCGATGAATTGCTCAATAGAACGGCTACCGTAACCGATGGTGTAAATTGGGATGGATGATATTTTTTTCATATCACGTCGCTTAATCCAACATGCGTTCAAATTCATCAAGATTGGACACCTCTATCGCCGCACGGTGCAACTGCTTGAGACGTTGTAAATCTCCAATAGCTGAAATGCGAGCAGATAAGGGATCTGTCTGGCGGAGATCAAATCGGATCTCCAACACGTCGAGGATATCCTCAATAGCGCGTTCTCTACCCCCTTGCTCTATGCCCTCCTCTCTGCCTTCCTCTCTGCCTTCCTCTCTGCCCTGTTCAAAACTTTCCTCTCTGCTTTGCTGGGTAAGGGATTGAAAAAGTGATGATTCGCGGATCAGATCCATGATGCCCTCCTTAAATATGATATCAGAAATGGTTTCAGAAGCATATACTAACTCGCTCAATGCCACCATGCCTGCGAGATAATCGGCTCTGGATGACCGAGCGATGGGGCGCGTCCGAGCCGTGTGAATACACTGATGCAACCACACATCCGAGGCCATCCCTTCAGGTGGCTTCATCAATGGCGTGAATGGGATCAGACCCGATTGCCCCGATTCGAGGACGCGCTCGCCTTCTATCTCAATCAGTCTGATCACGCGATACCGAATCGTGATTTCGTAGTCGAGATGCTCCTGGACATAATATCCGAGATCGCGCTGCCCAGCATTGGGACGCAGGTAGATGACATTGGAATAGATCGGCAGACCGTGCTGCTCAATAGCACGTCCGATATAGCCCGCCATGCGGCGTGGCATAGGAAGATTGGTGCTGTCCGTAGTTTGAAACTCGTTGTGGACCAATACCTCCTCACCATCGATACGCACGCGAATCAGGCTATCGGTTTGGTGTGCTTCAACAGTGTATTGCTCCGTGTCAATGACTGCAAGAACTTCAACGTCCCCGCGTCCGAGGGTAAAGCCGGCAAAGTCGTGGGGATATTTCTGAATGAGGTGTTTGGAAATCGTATCAAATTCGGCCATGTGAGATGCCTCAGATCTGAGGGTTGGTCGTATTTTGGACAAACGCAACAGTCAGACCTCAAGCAAATATCAGGCCAATTATCACAAAATTGCGCGATAAAAGGGCTTTTCAGAAACTCAGGCACCTCATTATGCCTTCAATATGCTGTATTGTGCTCTCGTTCACAACTTGAATTTGAGGATTGCCTGTTTGGCACATAACACGCTCTGAATATTTTGAGCGATAAATGGGCGATCATGTGAAAGATATGCGCCATTTGTCCGAAGCCAGCTAATCCCCCTGTCAGAAGCGGTGTACAACTGGTCGATTTCCAGACCAGTTCATCAGGATGGGCGGGATGTGAGGATTTACAGGATACCCACCCCCGCTCAAGCCACCCATCCAAAACCCTTCCCACACACGCTGTCACAGCCTTGCATCTGCCCTTGATCCACAAATCGGCCAGACAGAAGTTCTCCAGCGATAATGACCTTGCCATCGCCAGCAGACAACTGCATCAATCACAGACTTGAAACCCAAGCCCTAAATACTCCTACAACGGGGTAACTCCAGTTCATTCTTTACCAGCATCATCCATTACGTCAGTATTGGGTTGGGCCGTTAGACTTTCCCAATAACCGTCTTCTGCTTCTTGTAATTTTTGGATTCTTTCTATTGTAATATCGTGAGCATTATTATCTGCATAATCATCACCATATTCCTGAAGTTCATCCCTGACATCATTGTAAATTTCATCATAACGATTCATCCAATTCGTTTTGTTCATATCTTCCTCCTTTTAAGTCTGGACTTACTCCATTTTAGATGCTGTTGCCGAATTCCGAATACTGTTCTCGGTGCAACTAAACAAAGGGCTTGCAGAGCCTGAAATCAGGCCACAAAAAGCCATCTTTTTCTCCGCAGATCCCTCTCGACCAATTCGGCATCAGCATCAAAGCGTAGGAGAGAATAAGGCTCTTTGTAGTTTTTTGTCATTTTTTTGAATTTTCTGTTTTTTAATGTCAGCAGGTAAGGCTTAATTAAAAATAAAACATAAAGCGACACTCTACACTTAAAAACTGTCCGAAGTATTGGAAAAAGAAGTGGCGTACCAAAAAGGCACGCCACTTTGCTGGAAGCATTAAGCAGTGCTCCACCTGCGTTCGGCCCAATTGCTGGCGTACACAGTCGCAACTGTTACAACAACGGCCCGCAGAACGGCCTGCAGAGCCGGCTTAACCCATTCTCGCCAAATCGACCTCAACCATTCACGCATTTCGCTCACCTCCTTTCCAAGCCTATTTCGCGGACTTTAATTAAAATATACCTGAAATTTACTTTTTATCAACGGACATTTCGGGATTATATCGGGACTTTTAGACGTTGAAAAAAGGATATAAATAAAATAAATGTCTATTATGTCCCCCAAAAAATTTTCAATACTTCATTGACGTGCGCCAAAGCGGACAAACGCAGACGTTAGATTTAGCGTAGCCCTTGTGCCCTCTGTGGCGTATGGTTCCTGAATGAGAGAAAAAATAAGCCGCTCATCCGATCCCTTCTCTTACCACATTGGCCTGTTTGTTAAGACTCGTCACCGTGCTCCATCGCATCAGACTCCTCCAACCTTTTTTTTTCTGCTGTCTCCCAGGCTTTCCACCAGTTTTCATAAGCCCGCTTTTCCCTTTCCGCCTTACCCAAAACATCGCGCCTCGGCTCTGCCATTAATTCCAGCAATTCGTCGGGCAATTTCTCTTTGAGCCACTTCTCACGCTTCTCACCAGCGTCTTCGGCCTGGAGCGCATCCGGTATCTCCGAAAGCCGTGCATAACCGAATTCAAGAGCTATCTGCGCCACCAGAGAATTATTAGCAGCCTGACCGTAAGAACCGTGCAGGCCACCCCACAATTTCTCTTTGAGCCACTTCTCACGCTTCTCACCAGCGTCTTCGGCCTGGAGCGCATCCGGTATCTCCGAAAGCCGTGCATAACCGAATTCAAGAGCTATCTGCGCCACCAGAGAATTATTAGCAGCCTGACCGTAAGAACCGTGCAGGCCACCCCACAATTTCTCTTTGAGCCACTTCTCACGCTTCTCACCAGCGTCTTCGGCCTGGAGCGCATCCGGTATCTCCGAAAGCCGTGCATGGCCGAATTCAAGAGCCTTCCGCGCCATCGGAGAATTATTAGAAATTCTATTAATATAATTATCAAAAATAATATAATCAGGGTACTTTGACCACAGATCACCACTCTCGACCTTGATCTCATCGGTGTTTTCACGCGCTAACTTTCGCAGATATTGCACAAAAGGACTAGCTGAACGATAGAACTCAGCCCACTCCTCATTCTCGGCAAATGATAAAAAATCCGCCCATTCATCCTGAGACAGTATTGGATCTGCCGACTGTTCATCGCCAAACACATTGCGCATTGCAGCCACAGCTGGATATGGCACATCATCCCGCATCGAAACCAATAACCGACGGAAACGTTCTGCCAAGACCTCCCCAAATATATCCTCCTTGCTGATAGACTCATCCTCCATCTTTGCCATATTTTCTTGTGGCAGCGTAATCCTGGCAAACATGTCCCATTCATTATCATCATTACCTTTCAGGCTCTTGATTGCCTCCTTCACCCCCTTCAGTTTTTCTTTTCGCCACGCGAGGCTGCCCGAAGCCAAAAGTGCAAAAAACAGCGGGGCCATACTGACGAGATTAGTCGTATTGACGTCATATCGCTCCCGGATTAAATCATAAGCCAGCCGGATCTTTGGTCCGATCTGCACATTGATCTGTCCGCGCCCCGAATCATCGGTGAACAGGCCCTCGACATCCGGCAAAGGTAACTCATCCGTCAAAACACCAGCTTCGACGTCCAGAGCCTTGGCCAGACATTCTACGGTGTGTTCATGGGCCGTTTGCGAGGACTGTCTTTCTATCCGCTGGATTGTCTTTTCCGTTATTCCAGTCTGTTCTACATCTACACGCTTGGTCTTTTCCGCCAGCTTAGCAATGGATAGCTTCTGCTTTTTACGCAGAGACCGGAGGCGATCAGGATTAATGCGCATATTTTAACTCCTCTCTTCGAGAGAAACAGGCAGTAAAAAGCAATTTTTCACGTTGATGACAAAAATATAACCCTAAAAAGGATTCTTAGCAAGGAGACATGTTAAAATTTTTTTATAGAATATAAGTAAATAAATGTCTATTATGTCCCCAAAAAAGTTTTCAATACTTCATTGATGTGCGCTAAAACGGACAAATTCAGACATTATATTCATCGTAGTCCCGGGCCTTCTGTAGCGTAGATTTCAACGTACAAAAAATACCGCCCTCCCGATATAGGAGAGCGGCATAGAATGGGTCAGTGCAACGGAATTATTGGTTGCAACTACCTCCGGATTCATTGGCAAGCAATCTATCCACTTTATTTTTTATGAGAGACGTAATGTTTTCCGCCACCTTCAGAGCAGAATGGGCATCTTCACGAGGTGGATCCACAAAATCGCCCGGATAGCGCACATCAACACCATAAGCCGAAAGCTCTGCACAAACTTCCCGAAAGCATGCCAGTTCAGCCATCAAATCAATGGACATATCCAACAACGCAATCACATCATGTGTATAGGGAAATACAATGCCATTTACAGTCAACAGTGCTTTTAGAGACTTTTCTACTGCCTGCTGGGCATGAAAACACGGCGTGTCGGTTGGGCCATCTTTTAATGCCAGGGTTTGCCGCGCCGTGATCACATCGTTTTCGGCTTTTTTAATCCACTGACGTGCAAACTCGGTCTGGGGATCGTTCATACAGTATTTTTCCCGTTGTCATCACATTTGTCACAATATGATTGACCACTCCAGAACAGCTTTCGACTTCCTGCGGTGTATAAACCAGAATATCCAGGGGGCAAGGGGCTGGCGAAAATAACAGACGAATTTTTGCGGATCGTTTATGACGGGGCAGATTCGACTCGACAACTACAAACAAATCCAGATCGCTATCTGTCGCAGGCATTCCCCTGGCATAAGATCCAAATAAAATCACCTGCAACGGATTGACCTGATCCACGATTTTTTGCACAATCTGATCGATAATTGCTTCAGAAATGATGGCGTCTGATGTATCTAAAGAATGTGCCATAAAGCCCTATCCCGTTCCATAAATTAGCATGATCTTTCGAGCAATATAGCGCGAATCTAAAAAGGTGTCAACAAACCCCGGCCCTTCACCCGACGCAGTTTTACCATTGAAATCGGCCCACTTGCCCCCTATCCCTTCAACTCAACAATAATATTCCGCCAGGGTCCATCCCCCACATTGATAGCCTCGTGTACATCTTCGCCATCGACATCTCGCCATTGCACCTGCCCATCCTCCATATCGCGAGCCTCGCGTTTGACGCCATCTGACGAGACGCCCTGGAGTTTCCCGCCGCCGATAACCACGTACAAATAGTCATTCTCGTGCCGATGCATACCCGTACTCTCGCCCGGGGCAAGCGCGAGATCCCAAACGCGCACGCGATCATTTTCAAAGAGCAATCTGGTTCCAATATCTTCAGATATGTTCATAGCTTTGATCTCCTGTAGGAAAAATGTCAAACTGCAAATTTCTGCGCGACAAAAATATCGGCGCGCCGGCCCAGCACCGCGATATCTTTAATCTGTTCAATCAGCGTCAAATTGGTCTGCGCCAGCGCACTCTTGATCACATTCCACTCGCTCGAAAGAACCGCAACAACGCCATTGGGACGCAAAACCCGGTCAATCTCTGCAAAAGCAGATTCATAGAGCGCGCGGAGTTCAAAAACAGACCCAACCTGACGGCCCCAGGGCGGGTTGGTCGCAACCTTGTCAACCGATTGATCGGGCAGAGGCAATTGACGCGCATCCCAGTGATAAACATTGCGCGGTTTGTGGCGATTGCCAAAATTCTCCAGCGTATCCGCAACAGCTTGCTCGTCAATATCCCCACCCTGAACCAGCGCATAGCGACACACAAGTGCGCGCTCAATCATAACCGTACCCGCACCGCACATCGGATCCAGAAAAACATCGCCATCTTCCGGACGGGTAAGCTGAACGAGTGCCCGCGCAATCGTGGGACGCAGCGACGCCGGGCGATTCGCAGTCTTATACGTGCGATGGCGCATCGTGCGATCCGTAAGGCGCAACCCCAGACGCACCTGCCTGCCGGTCTGTTGCAACCACAATTCCACATTGGCATCATCGGGCACAAGACGCCATCTGGGAAAGCGGCGATGCACAGCCCGCTCAACCGCCTCCTGCATCTGATTGCGGCGGTACGATTGCCAGCCCTGCATGGATGCCTGAACAATAACGCGATACCTTGTGCGCCCTCTGGGCAACCCATTGAACTGCCTGTGTACATTGAGCGACGGAATCAGATCGGGTATCTCACCTATGATATTGAGATCCTCCCGCTCTCCACTCAGCGGCACATCCGCAAGATGCAAAAAAACATCCTCCACAGTCCCCAGTTGGCGCAACGCCAGCGGATCGCCCCGATAGTTGAACTGCACCAGATCGTAATCCCGCACGCGGTCTGTCCGCACATTGGAAAGGCGATCCCCAAAACAAAACCGCAACTCCCGCACAGTAACCTGCCCAATACCCTTGAATGACGTAGTATATAAAGTCGTCACAGTATCTTTACTCACCCAAAATCAAATCCACATCAACATGCGCCTCAACCAGCTCCACCATCCCCCCCAGGCAAATCGCATCCACATCGACATCCGGATCATAAGGGACAGTACCCGCCGACGGAACCCCGGAAATGCGCGTCACAACCTCTGGACTCATCTGCGCCGACACATCTGGTCCCCCCGGCGACAGCGTATTGTAGATCACACCATTAATCTGAAGACCGCGTGCCTCCGCTGCCTCAATCGTAAGCAACGTATGATTAATCGTACCCAAAGCTGCGCGAGCCACAATAAGAAGAGACAAATCGAAACGCGCAGCGAGATCTACCACCAGAAAATCATCCGCAATCGGCACCAGAAGACCGCCCACACCTTCGACGAGCAAATAATCGTGAACTTTCGAAAGACGATCAAAAGCGTCAAAAACAGATGCCAGATTGAGCACCCTCTCTTCCCGCGCAGCCGCAATATTCGGCGAAAGCGGATCGCGCAAGAAAATTGGATTGATCGTATCCAGAGACTGGTCAGATTGCGCAGCCCGTCTTAACAACTCTGCATCTGCGCGACCACCCGCAGAAATCGGCTTCATAACCCCTGCATCGATCCCCCGCCTTTTCAGCACCGCAGCCAACCCGGCTGTAATCGCCGTCTTTCCGATCTCCGTATCCGTACCCGTCACAAAAATCCCCCGCGTCACCTCTCATCCCCTTCTGTAACAGCTATAATCGCATCGCAAACAATATCTATCATCTGATCTATCTCGCCTTTGGAAATAGCATAAGGAGGCATAAGAACAACCGTATTGACCAGTGGGCGAATGAGAAGCCCATTTTCTCGGGCAACATCGCACACCCGATGCCCTATACGGTCCTCAAAGGGATACGGCGTTTTATTCTCCGCATCCAACACCAGTTCAACAGCCACAATAAAACCCCTCTGACGAACATCCCCCACATGTGCCAGATCCCTGAACCGCTGCAACTGCTCCGCGAGATACGCGATCTTATATTCCAATCTCTCCAACGTGCGATCTGTCTCAAATTTCTCTATCGTCGCAAGCGCAGCCACGCAACCGAGCGGATTGCCCGTGTAAGTATGCCCGTGAAAAAAAGTCTTCATCTCCTCATAATCGCCCAAAAACGCATCGTAAATCTCATCCGTCGCAAGCGTAGCCGCCACCGGAAGATACCCCCCGGTAAGCCCCTTGCCCAGGCAGAGCAAATCGGGCGCGACATCTTCGTGTTCACAGGCAAACATCTTCCCGGTGCGACCAAAACCCGTAGCGACCTCATCCACAATCAGAAGCACATCGTATCTATCGCACAACTCAGCCGCATGTTTGAGAAAACCCGGCGGATGCATAAGCATGCCCCCTGCTCCCTGCACGAGCGGCTCCACGATAAAAGCCGCGAGACAATCCGCATGCTCGGCAATGACCTTCTCCAGAGTATCAAAACACGTCCTATCACACGACCCATTGCAGTACTCACACCGGTAGGGATGCGGAACAGGCGCAGCAACAGAAGAAAAAAGCAAAGGCCGATACACCTGGTGAAAATGCGCGATCCCCCCCACGCTCACCGAGCCAATCGTATCGCCGTGATAGCTCTCCGTCAGATGCAAAAAAGAGTCCTTCTCTCGACGCGGATGTGCCCGCTGCTGCCAGTATTGAAACGCCATCTTAACCGCAACTTCAACCGCAGTCGCGCCACTATCCGAAAAAAAAACCCGACTGAGCCCCCGCGGCGCGATCTGCACCAGCTTCTCCGCAAGTTGAACAGCCGGAATATTGGACAAACCCAACAGCGTACTGTGCGCCACGCGGTCGAGTTGCGCGCAAATAGCCCCGTCAATCTCCGCAACGCGATGCCCGTGCACATTGCACCACATAGACGAAAACCCATCCAGATAGCGATTGCCGTCAATATCCACGAGATAAACACCATCGCCGTGCGAAATAATAACAGGGTCCTCATCCGCATAATCCCGCATCTGCGTAAACGGATGCCAGACAACCGCGCGGTCGATATCCTTCAAATGGCGTTTCTGCGCATCGTCCATCGCTCATCGTCCATCGCTCATCGCCGCGCCAACCTCCCGCGCAACGCGGGGACGACGCAACTTCCAGATCATGCCATCGTAAATAAAATGCATAAACGACGTGCCATACGTAAAAACGAGAAAAATCGGAAGAGAAAGAAACTTGAGGCCATATAACAAACCGCTGACCACAACAATAAAACCCGCAGTATAGGGAACAATACGCTTTCCCGCGCGCGTCAGCACAGGCGACGCAAACGCATCGAGTTTTGCCTTATTGTGAACCGTAAGCGCG is a genomic window containing:
- a CDS encoding DUF488 domain-containing protein, with amino-acid sequence MKKISSIPIYTIGYGSRSIEQFIEVLQQHEIAYLIDVRSAPYSRYKPEFSKEALEVKLQQHRIRYMFMGDTLGGHPDDETCYDAKGQVNYEKVKDTKVYQRGLERLQTAFAQQQCIALLCSEGKPEHCHRSKLIGASLTTQDLPVIHIDENDEQQTQDDVIDRLTKGQMFL
- a CDS encoding helix-turn-helix transcriptional regulator, which produces MRINPDRLRSLRKKQKLSIAKLAEKTKRVDVEQTGITEKTIQRIERQSSQTAHEHTVECLAKALDVEAGVLTDELPLPDVEGLFTDDSGRGQINVQIGPKIRLAYDLIRERYDVNTTNLVSMAPLFFALLASGSLAWRKEKLKGVKEAIKSLKGNDDNEWDMFARITLPQENMAKMEDESISKEDIFGEVLAERFRRLLVSMRDDVPYPAVAAMRNVFGDEQSADPILSQDEWADFLSFAENEEWAEFYRSASPFVQYLRKLARENTDEIKVESGDLWSKYPDYIIFDNYINRISNNSPMARKALEFGHARLSEIPDALQAEDAGEKREKWLKEKLWGGLHGSYGQAANNSLVAQIALEFGYARLSEIPDALQAEDAGEKREKWLKEKLWGGLHGSYGQAANNSLVAQIALEFGYARLSEIPDALQAEDAGEKREKWLKEKLPDELLELMAEPRRDVLGKAEREKRAYENWWKAWETAEKKRLEESDAMEHGDES
- a CDS encoding HEPN domain-containing protein, with protein sequence MNDPQTEFARQWIKKAENDVITARQTLALKDGPTDTPCFHAQQAVEKSLKALLTVNGIVFPYTHDVIALLDMSIDLMAELACFREVCAELSAYGVDVRYPGDFVDPPREDAHSALKVAENITSLIKNKVDRLLANESGGSCNQ
- a CDS encoding nucleotidyltransferase domain-containing protein, with translation MAHSLDTSDAIISEAIIDQIVQKIVDQVNPLQVILFGSYARGMPATDSDLDLFVVVESNLPRHKRSAKIRLLFSPAPCPLDILVYTPQEVESCSGVVNHIVTNVMTTGKILYERSPDRVCTSVD
- a CDS encoding methyltransferase domain-containing protein; translation: MSKDTVTTLYTTSFKGIGQVTVRELRFCFGDRLSNVRTDRVRDYDLVQFNYRGDPLALRQLGTVEDVFLHLADVPLSGEREDLNIIGEIPDLIPSLNVHRQFNGLPRGRTRYRVIVQASMQGWQSYRRNQMQEAVERAVHRRFPRWRLVPDDANVELWLQQTGRQVRLGLRLTDRTMRHRTYKTANRPASLRPTIARALVQLTRPEDGDVFLDPMCGAGTVMIERALVCRYALVQGGDIDEQAVADTLENFGNRHKPRNVYHWDARQLPLPDQSVDKVATNPPWGRQVGSVFELRALYESAFAEIDRVLRPNGVVAVLSSEWNVIKSALAQTNLTLIEQIKDIAVLGRRADIFVAQKFAV
- the bioD gene encoding dethiobiotin synthase yields the protein MTRGIFVTGTDTEIGKTAITAGLAAVLKRRGIDAGVMKPISAGGRADAELLRRAAQSDQSLDTINPIFLRDPLSPNIAAAREERVLNLASVFDAFDRLSKVHDYLLVEGVGGLLVPIADDFLVVDLAARFDLSLLIVARAALGTINHTLLTIEAAEARGLQINGVIYNTLSPGGPDVSAQMSPEVVTRISGVPSAGTVPYDPDVDVDAICLGGMVELVEAHVDVDLILGE
- the bioA gene encoding adenosylmethionine--8-amino-7-oxononanoate transaminase, translating into MDDAQKRHLKDIDRAVVWHPFTQMRDYADEDPVIISHGDGVYLVDIDGNRYLDGFSSMWCNVHGHRVAEIDGAICAQLDRVAHSTLLGLSNIPAVQLAEKLVQIAPRGLSRVFFSDSGATAVEVAVKMAFQYWQQRAHPRREKDSFLHLTESYHGDTIGSVSVGGIAHFHQVYRPLLFSSVAAPVPHPYRCEYCNGSCDRTCFDTLEKVIAEHADCLAAFIVEPLVQGAGGMLMHPPGFLKHAAELCDRYDVLLIVDEVATGFGRTGKMFACEHEDVAPDLLCLGKGLTGGYLPVAATLATDEIYDAFLGDYEEMKTFFHGHTYTGNPLGCVAALATIEKFETDRTLERLEYKIAYLAEQLQRFRDLAHVGDVRQRGFIVAVELVLDAENKTPYPFEDRIGHRVCDVARENGLLIRPLVNTVVLMPPYAISKGEIDQMIDIVCDAIIAVTEGDER